The DNA region CGCGCTCGTATTGTCCGGCCTGATGTTTCCCAGCGCCGCGTCCGAAGCGCCCATCGTGTCCCGCGTATAGTCGATGATCTTTTCAATCAGCATGACCACCTGGCTTGACATGTCCGCGCCCCCGATCTCCCTTGATACCGCCTCGTTCGGGTTTCCTTCGACCGGGATTGCCTGCCCGACTTTGTTTGACCATCCTGTCGGAATCATCTGCCGGTTATAAGCAATCTTTGGGAATGCCATCTTCTTGACATGCTCCATGCTCATAGCAAAGAGCTTGTTTATGAAAATCTGGTTCGGGATTAGTCCAGTGATGCAGCTTTGCCCGTGGTAACAGTTCTTGATCTTGTCCCAAGAAAAATAGGTGATGGGATAGAGCTTATACCCGGTATTAACCGGTTTCTTTATGACAACGTTCTGCGTAGCCTTTGTCCACCATACGGTGTTGTCCTGCTTCCAGAACTTGATAAGCACCGTAACCTTTCCTGTCTCGTTCTCGCGGTTTATTCCGTTCGGGTCGTCGTCCGCGAGAATCTGCTCGATATTGTCCTTGCTCACGCCATTTGCTTTGGCTTCCTCCTTGACGGATTCTACCGTCTTGCGCATTACCAGCATGATATAGGGCTGCTTCTGCACGTCGCAGAGCTGCGGATTACCGAACAGGACGTTCGTGTTGTCGATTTCCTCCGCTTCAATGCGTCCCATTGCCATATCCCCGAGTTGTTCGCCCGCATCGAAGTAAAAATACATGCAAGCGTCGCCGTCTACGGCTGCGTTGCGGATTGCGTCACGGTTTTTCGAGTTAAGCTTTGCCAGTTCCTTGATCTCATCTAAACTGGAGGAAATAATTTTCAGCGCAATGTCGGTTTTCTCATC from Anaerotruncus rubiinfantis includes:
- a CDS encoding portal protein; the protein is MKIKTEPQEIWAEYEKAVSYNQEINLYETVRQNEDFFIGNQWKGVNAPDLDKPVINILKRVVSYFIATIVSDDVAAQVSLFSGTADEKTDIALKIISSSLDEIKELAKLNSKNRDAIRNAAVDGDACMYFYFDAGEQLGDMAMGRIEAEEIDNTNVLFGNPQLCDVQKQPYIMLVMRKTVESVKEEAKANGVSKDNIEQILADDDPNGINRENETGKVTVLIKFWKQDNTVWWTKATQNVVIKKPVNTGYKLYPITYFSWDKIKNCYHGQSCITGLIPNQIFINKLFAMSMEHVKKMAFPKIAYNRQMIPTGWSNKVGQAIPVEGNPNEAVSREIGGADMSSQVVMLIEKIIDYTRDTMGASDAALGNIRPDNTSAIIAVQKSSQVPLELQRMSFYQFVEDYYRIFLDMMRVNYGVREVNFSDANGDAQTAVFDFSQLNNLFLKLNVDVGASSYWSELAQVSTIDNLFSRGIIQDAVLYLESIPDGYIKNKQKLIAKLKEQEVAQNGFLPDVPYSDRPEAGGGQAGIPMPQPPM